In the genome of Terribacillus sp. FSL K6-0262, one region contains:
- a CDS encoding acyl-CoA dehydrogenase family protein, producing METITVNESARYLETAALLAQEFAKDAAERDKAGGTAKNQRDALRESGLLNIHIPKEYGGNGQPWSLVLRIVRELAKADAALGHLYGYHAFQTVLPHIAGNAKQKEHFYTQSAKNNWFWGNSSNPIEPSLIGKRQGDKYIVNGHNTFSTGARDSDRLAITWYDDAEKTTLYLGIIPTSRTGITINDDWDGMGQRQTDSGSVTFENVVVEADEVIDFTESKGTPLATFDAILSQIVLANVFVGSAEGALEEAKEYTINKSRPWYLTDYEKAIDDPFIQRSYGDFWIDIQAAVQLVEKAGRKVDEAWAQDRSLTEEERGETALLTGAANAFGTKVALDVTSGIFQVMGARSATRKNNFDRFWRNVRTHSLHNPIEYKRKNIGNWVLTGEYPTPTVYS from the coding sequence ATGGAAACAATCACTGTGAATGAATCAGCAAGATATTTGGAAACGGCAGCATTGCTTGCCCAAGAGTTTGCAAAGGACGCAGCAGAGCGTGATAAAGCTGGGGGCACAGCCAAGAATCAGCGGGATGCTTTACGGGAAAGCGGACTATTGAATATCCATATTCCGAAAGAATATGGCGGTAATGGGCAGCCTTGGTCACTTGTCCTTCGAATTGTCCGGGAATTAGCGAAAGCGGATGCAGCGCTTGGCCATCTATATGGCTACCATGCCTTTCAAACGGTTTTGCCGCATATCGCGGGTAATGCGAAACAGAAAGAGCATTTCTATACGCAATCAGCAAAAAACAACTGGTTCTGGGGAAACTCATCCAATCCGATTGAACCGAGCCTGATCGGAAAAAGACAGGGAGACAAATATATAGTGAATGGGCATAACACATTCAGCACAGGGGCCAGGGACTCTGACCGTCTAGCCATCACATGGTACGATGATGCTGAAAAAACAACCTTATATCTTGGGATCATCCCGACTTCAAGGACAGGCATCACGATCAATGATGATTGGGATGGAATGGGACAAAGGCAAACGGATAGCGGATCGGTAACATTTGAAAATGTTGTCGTGGAAGCAGATGAAGTTATTGATTTCACAGAATCCAAGGGAACACCTTTAGCTACTTTCGATGCCATTTTATCGCAAATCGTTTTAGCGAATGTTTTCGTGGGTTCAGCGGAGGGAGCATTGGAGGAAGCGAAGGAATATACGATTAATAAATCACGGCCTTGGTATCTGACAGACTATGAAAAAGCAATTGATGATCCATTCATCCAACGCAGTTACGGGGATTTTTGGATTGATATTCAAGCAGCAGTTCAATTGGTGGAAAAAGCAGGGAGAAAGGTGGATGAAGCTTGGGCGCAAGATCGTTCCCTCACGGAAGAGGAACGAGGGGAAACTGCCCTTTTGACGGGAGCGGCAAATGCTTTTGGGACCAAAGTCGCCCTGGATGTCACAAGCGGTATTTTTCAGGTGATGGGAGCACGTTCCGCTACGAGAAAAAATAACTTTGACCGCTTTTGGCGGAATGTCCGTACCCATTCCCTTCACAATCCCATCGAATATAAACGGAAAAACATAGGGAACTGGGTGCTGACAGGGGAATATCCAACTCCGACTGTATATTCATAA
- a CDS encoding putative holin-like toxin: MTVAEALTLMIGFGTLIVAILSDKNQKK, translated from the coding sequence ATGACGGTGGCAGAGGCGTTGACGTTGATGATCGGCTTTGGAACGTTGATTGTTGCGATCTTGTCAGATAAGAACCAGAAAAAATAA
- a CDS encoding AAA family ATPase produces MFLKRVKLLRDGKHHPHAYPYSIPAIQQLDELELAKPVTFFVGENGSGKSTLMEAIADICGFNTAGGGRNNIYEVDASEAALADDIRLSWLPKVTNGFFLRAESFYHFASHIDEIGSWDAYGGKSLHHQSHGEAFLSLFQNRFGGKAIYLLDEPEAALSPQRQLTFLRIIHDLEKSGEVQFIIATHSPILLGYPGAEILHFSEEGIQSIDYEETEHYQITKGFLQNREGYLKHLFSAE; encoded by the coding sequence TTGTTTTTAAAAAGAGTGAAGCTGTTGCGTGACGGCAAACACCACCCGCATGCCTATCCTTATTCCATACCAGCGATCCAGCAGCTCGATGAACTGGAATTGGCAAAGCCCGTGACTTTCTTCGTCGGGGAGAATGGGAGCGGGAAATCGACATTGATGGAGGCGATAGCCGATATATGCGGATTCAATACTGCTGGGGGAGGACGGAATAATATATATGAAGTGGACGCTTCCGAAGCGGCCCTGGCGGATGATATCCGACTGTCCTGGCTGCCGAAGGTCACGAATGGCTTCTTTTTGCGGGCTGAATCATTCTATCATTTTGCTTCTCATATTGATGAGATAGGGTCTTGGGATGCCTATGGAGGCAAGTCGCTGCACCATCAATCCCATGGTGAAGCGTTTCTTTCCTTATTTCAAAATCGTTTCGGCGGCAAAGCCATATATTTGCTTGATGAGCCGGAGGCAGCATTGTCTCCGCAGCGGCAGCTGACATTTCTGCGCATCATCCATGACCTGGAGAAATCAGGGGAAGTGCAATTCATCATTGCGACACATTCACCAATCCTGCTCGGCTATCCTGGAGCGGAAATCCTTCATTTCAGTGAGGAAGGTATACAATCGATTGACTATGAAGAGACGGAGCATTATCAGATCACGAAAGGGTTTCTGCAAAATCGGGAAGGGTATTTGAAACATTTGTTTTCGGCAGAATAA
- a CDS encoding FadR/GntR family transcriptional regulator yields the protein MNFNPVTNKRLYIQIYEQIVEQMKSGAFKIGDKLPSERELCEQFGVSRAPVRQALSALEMNGFTFSRQGEGVYIKSLPADEVLSPAFLKNVSPEDIVEARMNIEPLIVRFAAMRATKEDLAELNETIQQMEQETNEGVYVPETDEKLHNGIAKASHNDLFIQFMATISNAMKQQQMWTFIRDRTVTRPDFRSVNFHEHKNLIEAIEDHDEEKAESLMKLHMDNLYERYWKA from the coding sequence ATGAACTTTAATCCAGTTACCAACAAACGTCTATACATACAAATTTACGAACAGATCGTCGAGCAAATGAAATCAGGTGCTTTCAAGATCGGCGACAAGCTTCCGTCGGAGCGGGAGCTTTGCGAACAATTCGGGGTCAGCCGGGCACCGGTCCGTCAGGCATTGAGCGCGCTTGAAATGAACGGGTTCACCTTCTCCAGACAAGGGGAAGGGGTCTACATCAAGTCATTGCCGGCCGATGAAGTGCTGTCGCCTGCCTTCCTTAAAAATGTCTCTCCTGAGGATATTGTAGAAGCTCGGATGAATATTGAACCGCTCATCGTACGATTTGCTGCCATGCGTGCGACAAAGGAAGATTTGGCAGAGCTGAATGAAACAATCCAGCAAATGGAACAGGAAACGAATGAAGGGGTATATGTACCGGAAACGGATGAGAAGCTGCATAACGGTATCGCGAAGGCATCCCATAATGATTTGTTCATTCAATTCATGGCCACGATCAGCAATGCGATGAAGCAGCAGCAGATGTGGACCTTCATCAGGGATCGGACAGTGACAAGACCTGACTTTCGCAGCGTGAACTTCCATGAGCATAAGAATTTGATCGAAGCGATCGAAGATCATGACGAGGAAAAAGCAGAGTCCTTGATGAAGCTGCACATGGATAATCTATATGAACGCTATTGGAAAGCATAA
- a CDS encoding alpha/beta hydrolase, with translation MIIYALLAVVLVIGFLVGFNHAEFKKAEKAFPPQGKFVTVDGHTLHYISAGTGQPVVFLHGGMLSSRDFAAAVQLAAAQGFHAIAFDRPGYGYSSRSTAGKTTPDSQAVLLHHALKKIGVEQPIILVGHSWSGTMTLSYALQFPSLAAGLIIAGGAMYKEGYPAEHGDILSKIVTTPVLGSILLRTLLKTPLAKRMANTMVKQTFAPESVPAGYTEATYALGFRPRHFRANREDVLAFPGASKKLSGRYKEITVPVVIIVGEQDPFGTIAQAERLKKDIPHSLLKRIPDIGHMIPELHPEVIVESIRSLPDDSLPKMSF, from the coding sequence ATGATCATTTATGCATTGCTGGCTGTCGTTTTGGTTATCGGGTTCCTAGTTGGATTTAATCATGCAGAGTTCAAAAAAGCAGAAAAGGCTTTTCCCCCGCAAGGCAAATTCGTAACAGTGGACGGCCATACACTTCATTACATATCAGCAGGTACGGGGCAGCCTGTTGTGTTCCTTCATGGAGGCATGCTTTCGAGCAGGGATTTCGCAGCTGCTGTTCAATTGGCGGCTGCGCAGGGCTTCCATGCAATTGCTTTCGACAGACCGGGCTATGGTTACAGCAGCAGATCGACTGCCGGCAAAACGACTCCGGACTCCCAGGCCGTACTTCTCCATCATGCATTAAAGAAAATCGGTGTGGAGCAGCCAATCATTTTAGTCGGACATTCCTGGAGCGGGACCATGACACTTTCCTATGCACTGCAATTTCCATCCCTGGCTGCCGGACTGATCATCGCAGGAGGTGCCATGTATAAGGAGGGCTATCCTGCAGAACATGGCGATATACTATCCAAAATTGTCACCACCCCCGTGCTGGGAAGCATCCTGCTTCGTACCCTCTTGAAAACGCCTTTAGCAAAAAGAATGGCAAATACTATGGTCAAGCAGACATTCGCTCCCGAATCAGTCCCCGCCGGCTACACCGAAGCCACCTATGCATTGGGATTCCGTCCGCGGCACTTCCGAGCGAATCGGGAAGATGTCCTCGCTTTTCCCGGAGCATCGAAAAAACTCAGTGGACGGTATAAGGAAATAACGGTACCTGTTGTAATCATCGTCGGGGAACAGGACCCTTTCGGTACGATTGCACAGGCGGAGAGACTAAAGAAAGACATCCCTCATTCTTTATTGAAGCGTATCCCGGATATAGGCCATATGATTCCGGAGCTTCATCCAGAAGTCATAGTCGAAAGTATAAGGAGCCTGCCTGATGATTCCCTACCAAAAATGTCCTTCTAG
- a CDS encoding GNAT family N-acetyltransferase: MSIMFKEMDTEQVQRYMEFMIPSYAENVSSNTGIPKEAALHDAKTQLHTLLAEENRKKDQYIGYIFCAEKEANVGVIWYNTQKERDRIFIYHIYIEEAFRKMGYASAALTHMEEAAKHEGIGNLALNVFAANEAAQHLYKRLGYETASMMKTKKL; encoded by the coding sequence ATGTCGATCATGTTCAAAGAGATGGATACGGAACAAGTGCAGCGTTATATGGAATTCATGATTCCCAGCTATGCTGAAAATGTATCCAGCAATACGGGTATTCCGAAAGAAGCAGCTCTTCATGATGCAAAAACGCAGCTGCATACTTTATTAGCGGAAGAAAATAGAAAGAAGGATCAATATATTGGGTATATTTTCTGTGCCGAAAAGGAAGCGAATGTCGGTGTTATCTGGTATAACACCCAAAAGGAAAGGGACAGGATATTCATTTACCATATCTACATAGAGGAAGCATTCCGTAAAATGGGCTACGCCAGTGCAGCACTGACACATATGGAAGAGGCGGCAAAGCATGAAGGCATCGGCAATCTGGCATTGAACGTATTTGCGGCTAATGAAGCTGCGCAGCATTTATACAAACGGCTGGGATATGAGACAGCTTCCATGATGAAGACGAAGAAGCTATGA
- a CDS encoding GapA-binding peptide SR1P — protein MEEKLNSKQTIICQDCEDVIDVTVSPEGGRVLYGVCPECREDGTAAE, from the coding sequence ATGGAAGAGAAATTGAATTCGAAGCAAACGATTATTTGTCAGGATTGCGAAGATGTGATCGATGTCACAGTCAGTCCGGAAGGCGGCCGTGTATTGTATGGAGTATGCCCGGAATGCCGGGAAGATGGTACTGCAGCTGAATGA